TGACTTAGCTTGCCAGTGCGGACATTGGCGCAGCCGCAGCGAAATGGCGCTTCGTCCCGCACACCAGATATTCGTGCGCTCCGGATCGAAGGTCAGGATTGCCTGTCACGGCCCACTGACAGGATTCAGAAAACCCGTTACATCGAGTCAAAGATGCACGGCATTCGACAAGCGCTTGGGCATATGGGGCCGTAAACCGCGGAAGCGGTGCATCGGGCAGACGCTACCTCCGGGCAAGACCTTCGAAAAATTCGGTTGTCATTGCGTCGAATGCACGCGGGATCTCCTGTGCATCATCCGGCGGGTTTACCGAAAAGAACACGCCCGTCCCCTCGATCAGGGCAAAGAACCTGCGCGCCAGTGCTTGCCCCCTTCCCGGGTGCAGGCGCTCGAACGCATCCGTCAGATGCCCGATGAATCCAACCTGCCTCGCGGCGAACAATTCCGGCGCGTCGCGCATCTGCGACCAGAGAAACGCCTGATACGCGGCAAGGGGGATGCCCTGCTCGACCATCAACACCAGCGCTTGCGCGTATTTCATAGCGATATCACGGGCAAGAACAGTGACGTTCTGATCTGCGCCCATGTCAGCGTCGGGCAGAAAATCTACAAAAAAGCGTTTCAGGCAGGCGTCAAGAATATCCTGCTTGCGCGGGAAATAGTGGTGAAAGGCGCCCTTCGACATGCCGCTTACCTTCGCCAGCTCCTGCATGCTTGTCTCGTTATAGCCTTTTGTCACGAACAGCCTGAAGGCAATCGACAAAAGCGCGTCAGGGCTGGTTTTCATCTGGAATACCTGTCTGAGGGGGGCGGTGGAGTTTGAACATGGTCACAGGGCCAAGGGTTTCCTGCGCATAAAGCCGGTATCCAAGCCTTTCGTAAAACGGCAGATTGGCGGGGTTCTCAGTGTCCAGTGCCCAATGCGCAGCCGGGCCATACTGCGCGTGCAATGCCGCCAGAAAGCGTCGCCCCTGCCCTTTGCCGCGCGCCTGATCAGACAGGCCCAGCAGCGCCAGAAAATGGGATACACCTTCGGGCTGTCCACGCTTGCTTCGCGCGGAATAGGCATTGAGGCGCAACAGAACCCTCAGCGGCAACCGTAAGAAGGCTGGTAGCGTGCGCAGTACAGCAACTGCCTGCCGGAACGCATCGGGGCGATCCTCAACAAGCGCACACCCCATGATCCGGCCATCGACACGCCAGCCCCAGACGGGCTGCCCGGACAAAGCGTGAAGCTGCGTGATGGTTTTCATGATCTGCAAGCACTTTGGCGTCTGGGCCAGAGATGCGGTTGATCCGGTGAAATAGGCGAACACCGGATCTTTCGCAAACGCCTCGGTCAGGATGGGCACGGCCTGCGCGGCGGCAACCGGCACCAGTTCACGACTCATCCGGTCACTGCCTTCTGGTGATCGACCGCGAAAGCGTAGCAGACCTTGAAGATGAACAACGCAGACGCCACCAGCCCGACCGGATCGGACACCATCAGCGGAAGCGCCATCCACCCGATCACCACGATCACGCCTGCAAGCACCCTTTGGTCCTGACGCGCGAACAGGGCGTTCAGCAGGATGGCGCCGCCGATCGTATAGGCCCATATCACGACATAGGGGGCAAGCGGCAGGTCAAGCAGAGCGGCAAACGCGATCAGGTGGATATGGAGGGCAATGAAGCCCCAGCGATGCAGCGGCCTGACCGCGTAGAACGCATTGGTTCCGCGTGTCAGGTTGGCGACCGCCCCGGCGATGATGTCAACGAACAAAATTAGCGCAATGACCTGTCTCCAAAGCGCGATGTCATCGCTGATCAGAATATGCTGACCCCAAAGACCAATACCCGCGACGCAGGCCGCAGCCACTGCCAGCAGCGCAAGCGGCGATTGTCTCTCGCCCAGAACTTCGTGCAACAGCTTTGGAATTTGGAATGTCACTGTGATCACCATAAAAAACCGGACGTCCGGTATTTAATGGTTTCAGAATGTAAGGTCAAGCCATTGCTGAAATGGATGCCCCCCTTGCGCCTACCTATTATATCTGACTAAAGTCAGTAATATTGGAGCCATGCCATGACAACAGACCAGATCGCCCGTATCCGCCGTTTCCAGCGCGCTGTGACCACTGAAATCGGCCTGCTGGACACCTCCTTCCTTGGCCGGGGCCGCCCGCTTGGCCCTGCCCGCGTGCTCAACGCGATTGGTGGCGGGCGGGCCGAGGTCAGCGGGATACGCGCCTATCTGGGGCTGGATTCCGGGTTGATGAGCCGTTTGTTGCGGGGGTTGGAGGCAGAGGGGCTGATCGAAGTTGAGCCCGGCGCGGATGACAGCAGGCGTCGGCGCGTGCGGCTGACAGCCGCAGGCGCGCAGGAATATGCCGCCTATGAGGCGCTGGCCGATGCGCAGGCCCTTGAGATGCTGGCAAAACACACAGCCCCCGACAAGCTTCTGGCGGCGATGGATATGGTGGCCTCTGCCCTGGGCAAGGACCGCATCACGCTGGATGCGGTCGATCCCAGGCACCCGAGCGCGCAGGCCTGCATGAATGCCTATTACGCGGAACTGGCGGCGCGGTTCGAACAGGGGTTTGACGTGGCGCGCTCCAGCGACCCTGATGCACAGGACATGCGCCCCCCGCGCGGCACCTTCGTGATTGCCACATCGGACGGCCTGCCGCTTGGCTGCGCAGGACTAAAAGGCACGGACAAGGGCTATGCCGAGGTCAAGCGGCTTTGGGTGTCACCGGCAGCACGCGGGCTGGGGCTGGCGCGGCGGCTGATGCACGCGCTGGAAAACCGCGCGCGCGACATCGGCGTGGCGGTGCTGCGGCTTGATTCCAACAGTGCATTGCACGAGGCCGTCGCGCTTTATCGCGCAACGGGCTGGGTTGAGATTGCGCGCTTCAATGACGACCCCTACCCGGATCTGTTCTTTGAAAAGCGGCTGACGGATAAGCGGTGATGCCCGCAGCGATGCAGCTCTGGGCACATGCTCACCCACCCTGTCGGGCGAGCAGGGTAAAATCGGCGTTGCGTCGCCGTTGCGGACGGGTAGCTTGGGGGCATGTCCGTGCCCTATTACAGCCAGTTCGAAACCCCTGCCCTGATCCCCGCCCTTCTGGCCGACGGCTTTGAAACGGGCCTTCCCGGTGATCCGCTCTGGCACCTGTCAGGCGCTGCGGATCAGGCGGAATATGTGACCTGGGCCGCGAATGTCTGAGAATGGCCATTCACCCGCTCACATCACTGGAACAGGCAACCTAAAGGCAAGGAATTCTCATGCGGATGTATCAGGTTGATGCTTTCGCCGACCGGCTTTTTGCCGGAAATCCCGCCGCTGTTCTTGTGCTGGATGACTGGCTGCCGGATGATCTGATGCTGGCGATCACGCAGGAAAACAACTTGGCCGAGACAGCTTTTGCCAAACCCCGCACCGACGGGGCATGGGATCTGCGCTGGTTCGCCCCCGCGCATGAGGTGGATTTCTGCGGCCATGCCACCCTTGCGACAGCGCATGTCCTGTTCACGCAATACGGGGCGTTGGCCACGCTTGTCTTTCACACCCGCGTCGGTGAGCTGCGCGTGTCGAAAGGGGATGGCGGATACCGGCTTGATATCCCGCGCCTGCCGCCTGAGCCTGTCGACACCTTACCGCCTGAACTGGCGGGGATTTTTGCCGCTCCGCCCGTCCGGATCTTCCGCAACTTCGAGAATATCTTTGTCGATCTCGGCAGTGCCGATGCCGTGCGCGACCTCATGCCCGACCTTACCGCAATCGCCGGGCTTGGCCCGGTTGGCCTCGTCGTGACCGGGCAGGAGGCAGAAGGCGCGCGGGCGGATTTCGTTTCGCGCTACTTCGCCCCCGGCGCGGGTATCCCGGAAGATCCGGTCACGGGGTCGATCCATGCAACACTTGTGCCCTATTGGGCCGCGAAGCTGGGCCGCGACAGGCTCATGGCCTATCAAGCCTCCAGACGCGGCGGCTGGCTTGACTGTGAGTTGACCGCCGACCGGGTTTTTCTGAACGGCCACGCGGTGACCTATATGGAAGCCACCCTTTCCTTGCCGGATGCCACATCGCGGGCCATCTGAACGGCATCCCGGCGAAGGCTCATCAGGCCGCCAATCCATCCCGTCGCAGGTCTACAACGGCTCAGGCACCTCGGGCATCGGCCCGCGTTCAAGATAGGTCCCAAGGGCAACGTAGCTTTGGGTTGAACGGACGCCCTGCACTTCCTGAATGCGCGACAGAAGCTTCTCAAGGCTGGCAGGGCCAGAGCTGCGGACCTTCAGGATCAGGCAGGCCGCGCCGGTGACCGTGTGAATTTCCTCCACATCGGCAAGTTCCTTCAGCGCATGGACCGGCTTGGTCATGCCCCAGCCTTCGGTCGTGACATGAATAAACGCCAGCAGCGGGCAGCCGATCTTTTCACCGTCAAGCTTTGCGACCGTGCCCTGAATGATGCCGTCGCGGCGCAACCGCCTGACCCGCTCATGCACCGCCGGGGGTGACAGATGCACCAACTCTGACAGTTCAGCATAGGACCGGTCCGCCCGTTCGGCCAGCAGCCTTAACAGCATTCGGTCCGTCCGGTCGAGGCCCGAGGGATGTATGCCGTTTTGCCGAATACCATTCGTTTTCATCTTTGCCATCATGTTTTTCATTTGCATTGCCCGCGAATCCGGGGCCACTAGCCGTATGACATACCATGAACACGCCATTAATCCGAACAAAATTCAGCACTTTCAGGTCACCGCCCTGCTTGCCGCAGTGTTGCTGGTCGGATCGAATGCGTTCGTTCTCAGCCCGATCCTGTCAGAGGTTGCGCAAGGGCTGGCGAGCGAACCCTTTCGCATCGCCTGGGCAATCTCGGCTTTCGGGGCGGCCACGGCGGTTTCGGCACTGACACTGGCCGGGCTGATCGACCGCATCCCGGCCGGGCGGGTTCTGGGTGGGGCGGCACTGCTGCTGGCACTGGCGCAGGCGTCAAGCGGGCTGAGCCAGGGATGGCTCTGGCTCTGCCTGTCGCAGGCTGGCGCGGGGGTTGCGGTGGGTATCCTTCTGCCCGGCACCTATGCAACGGCGGTTGCAACGGCCCCGACGGGGCGCGAGTCTGCGCGCCTTGGGGTCGTGCTGACGGGTTGGGCGCTGTCACTGGTGTTCGCCGTGCCGCTGGCGGCACTGATCACCGAACAGTTCGGCTGGCGGATGGTCTATGCCCTTCTGTCCGGGCTCTCGGCGCTGGTGGGCCTGTGCCTGATGCTGGCGCTGCGCGGCACGAAAACCGCGGCCCCGTCACGCACACCGCCCTGGCGCGCGGCCCGGTTGCCGGGCGTGCCCTTGCTGCTTGTGGTGATGTTCACCTATATGACGGCGTTCTACGGCAGCTTCGCCTTCTTTGGCGAAGGCGTGCGCAATGCCTTCGGCCTGTCGGCTTCAGGCACCGGGCTGTTCGTGCTGGCCTATGGGCTGGGGTTTGGTCTGGCGGGGCTGGGGCTGGGCATGATCGCACCGCGCATCACCCGCACCTATGTCCTGCTGGCCCTGTCCGGTATCGCGGCCAGTTATGCGGGCTGGCACGTTGCGCTGGCAACGCCGGTGCTGGCTTTCGCGGCCGCCATGATCTGGGGTATTCTCAACCAGCTTGGGTTGAACGCGCTGATGATCGTTCTGAACCGGCATGCAACACAGGCGCGCGGGGCCGTGATGGGGCTGAACAGCGCCGTGACCTATTCGGCGGTTTTTGCCGGGCCGCTTGTCATGGGGCCAATCTATGCAGGATTTGGCTTTGCGGCCGTCTCCATTTTTGCCGCGGCCTTGATTGTTGCGGGGGCGGTTGTCAGTCGAAAGGCGATATAGTGGCTTTACGGCTTCATTGACGTTCCGGCCTGCTATTCTGAAACTCGCCCCTGTCGGAGATGACGATGATCGTTCAAGCCTGCATCAAGGCCGGGGCGGCGGATGCCCCCCACCGGTCACGCGCTTTTCACCGCTGCGTCCGGCGCCCGGAACGCCCAACGGGCGAAGCTCTCATCTGAGATTGACCGGATATCAGCGCCAACCGCCGCCGTGGCTAACACCGCAAAAACAAGCCGCCCCAGCAAAACACCACTGACATCGGCACCAAGTGCCATGACGATCAGCGTGTCCTCGATGATGCTATGCGCGAACCCCAAAAAACCATGGGATCAAACACCTAGAGGGTGCAGAGTTTCCGGTCATGAACCATCTCCTTCAGCATCGGGAAATTCCCGCGCGAGCAACTCGCGCAGCATGTCGGCGACGGTCATGCCGCGCTGGGGTGATGTCTATGGTCAACCGCGCAGTGAAGTCTACAGCCTTTCGGTTAAGTGCCATATCACCGGTCCTGATCCAGCCATCGGGGCCGATCGGTCGCGTTGCAAAGCCGCGTTTCTCCATGTTCAGCGTCATGGAACCGTCGTGGACTGCAGCCGGTCAAGAGCAGCCTTCAGGCGTTGGTAATCACGCGAACCGGTCCCGCGCCCGACATAGGTATGGATTCGGAATGGTGCCGCCGTCATAAGCTTCGACGTGCGAAGCCCGTCATCGCGCACCTCGACGATCTGGCTTGCCGCCCGGATCAGTATGTCCGCGTCCCAAATGGTGGCCATGCCATGATCCGGGACGGGTTCGACCCGGAGAGAGACACTGCCAGCTTCGACGTCGATCGGCGCAATGCGCTTTGATTTGGCGAGGGAAAAGAAGGGATAGGCCATGAGATCCTGCGTGTCTCGCGGCGCGAAATCGCCCGGGAGCGCCTTGAACAGCTCAAGCTGTCCACGCTCGGAACGAGATTGATGTCGTGCCCTCATGAAAAAACCGGTCTGTCGTCAGCGCATGCAGCGACCGGATTGTAGAGCGTTCGGGAGCGGCTGACGCTTGGCTGGCAACACCCGCCCACGCGGATCGGAGGTTGAGGTGACTGCCGCTATGACACCGCCAGGAACTAAAGCAGGCCTTGTGAAAAGGCCTTGTATCTTCGTCGGGTCTATGGATTTCTCGAACCAACGACAGGAGAAACGTGATGTCTTTTGAACTATGGCTGGCCTTTGCGGCAGCATCTGCGGTTTTGCTGGCCATTCCCGGCCCTACGATCCTGCTGGTAATCTCCTATGCGCTCGGACATGGCAGGAAGGCGGCACGCGCAACAGTTGCAGGCGTTGCGCTTGGTGATTTTACTGCCATGACGGCGTCCATGCTCGGCCTCGGGGTGCTGCTTGCGACCTCGGCCACCTTGTTCACTGTGTTGAAATGGATCGGGGCAGCCTATCTGATCTACCTTGGCATAAAGCTTTGGCGGGCACCGGTGTCGAGCGGTCATGCCAGCGCGGATACCGAGAACCTGCCGAAAGAACGGCCGCTGCGGATTTTCCTGCACACCTATGTCGTCACGGCACTCAACCCGAAAAGCATCATTTTCTTCGTGGCCTTCCTGCCCCAGTTCATGAGCCCGGCGCAGCCCTTGCTGCCCCAGATGGTCATTTTCGAGACAACGTTTCTGCTTCTGGCGACCCTGAATGCGGCGTTCTACGCGTTGCTGGCATCGATGGCCCGCAAATCGATCCGCAAGCCCAGCGTACAGCGGGCAGTCAACCGCGTTGGTGGCTCGCTGATGATTGGCGCAGGCGCATTGGCAGCAGGCTGGAAGCGGGCCGCAGCCTGACATCGGGGCGAAGCTGAGATATCATAGGATACCCCAAACGCGCCTGCTCACCTGCGCAAAGCTCCGGTGGACGTCCATTCCGACCAATCTCATCCTACGCTCTCCCAGCTATTTCCAGGGGAGAGCGCGGGCGCGCGCGACATCTATGGATACGCGCTCTCGGCGCACACGGGCTGGTCGCAGGGGCGGTCAGATAACAACGCGAGCTCGCAGCTCATAGTCAATTCGGCCTGCCGGCTTCTTCTCACTCCGGCGCCCCTGTCCCGATACACCAGCCAACCACGATCGATGTCAGACCGGGCCCGCAATCGAAGTGCCAAGAACAGCATGCCCGATAACAATGCAGCTGAACGATCGGACCGCTACTTCTCCCGGCGCTTCAAGCTGCCCAAGATGGTGCTGATCTCTTCCTCCAGATGCTGCCCTCGATAAACAAACGACGTCTCGTGTCGCGCATACTGACCATGTCTATCAGCGCTAAGCCAGTTATATGACCCGATGCAAAGAAGGTCTGTGTCGATCGCCACGATCTTGCTGTGCAGCTTCGGGAGCTTGTGTAGCCTGACCCCGATCCTTGAGAACGCCTTCTCGACCGCTTCCATCTGGGTCACACCACCAGCAGCCTGGCCCATGTTGAGCAGCGGATCGGCGAAGACGTCGATCTCAGCCCCGCGCCGGACCGCGGCTTCGAAAGCGGCCAGCAGCCCAACGCGCTCCATCGTGGTTGCAATCACCCACGGACTGACAATGGTGTAGCGGCGCCCACCGGCGGAAAGCGCATCCAGAAGGAAAGCATCATGCCCAACCGCGTCCCGCAACATCTGAATCTGACCGCTATCCTGCTTCAGGTCCGTTCGCGGTTCGGCCGCAAACTCAAGTGCATTTGCCTCTGATGCGAACAGGAAGTCGCCGAGGATCGCCCTTGGTGATCCGGTTTGCGCCGCTGCCAGAGCGTCCATGTCGCCGAATACAAGGCAGCTGTCCTTTGCCCGAGAGACCGTCACGTTCAGCATGCTGGGCGAGGAATCGATGAAGCCGCCGTCTGCGTGTTTGGAGTAGACGGGCGAGAAGATCACCACGGGTCGCTCGGCGCCTTGCAGCGCGTGAACTGTGCCGATGGTCATGCCTTCGCGCCCTTCGACCGCGATCCTGCGGCTAGCACAGGCTTCCCGAATTTCGCGGACCTGTCGGCCGAAGGGGGTGACAATGCCGACGATCTGCTCCAAGGGCCTGCTGTATCGGGCTTCCAGCTCAGCGCGGTTAGCATCAAGCCACGCGGCGATGGTTTGTGCCTCGAGTGGATTGGCCCGACTGCCTCCCGCGGCAAAGGCGCGACCGTCTATGTGCAGATAGCCAAGCGCTGGAAGACCAGCGTCTGTTGGGACCTTGCCGCGCAACGGCCGCAACTTTCCCTTATAGCATAAGGCATTGCTGAAGCTGATGATTTCGTCGTAACACCGCCGGTGCTCGAACAGGTAGAGACCCTTCTCAAGGTCCGGGTACGGCGACACCCGGCTTGCTTGTTGCGCAAGGCGCATGGCGCTGCCGGTGGTCGAACAGATCCCTCGACCCGCAAGGGTATCGATCTCTGCGTCACTCGCAAGAAGGCCACTGCTTCGAAGATTGCCCACGTCCACCGGTCGGGGCACCGATGAAATCGGTTCGATCTGTTGGGTGTCACCGATGACGAGGGCGCGCTTCGCCAATGAGAAAGAGGCCCCCGCAACTTCGGGCAAGACCTGCCCGGCTTCGTCGACGATCAGGAGGTCGATGAAATCAAAGAGGTACTCGGTCGCCCACTTGCCCCCGTCGCGGCGGGTATAGGTCATCTTGCCCGGCAGGCTGGCAAAGGTCGCCACAGCACATGGGGTCAACATCATCCGGCGATGCCAACGGGGGATGACGCTCGCCTTCCCTTTCTTCGCCTTGGACGCAACGATCCCAGCGAGGTCAGCCTCCATTTCCAGAAGCCAGCGACCTTCCCAGTAATGCGTTGCCAGAAGGAACAGGAAGAACCGGACATCGAGGTCGGCCCGACGTTCAAGTTCATCTAAATCGGCAACCCCGCCCAGGGCCTCAGTCGCGCTTGCCCAGTTCATTTCCGCCTCGTGAAAATCACGACGCAGGGATTTGACCTT
Above is a window of Roseinatronobacter sp. S2 DNA encoding:
- a CDS encoding MFS transporter, which gives rise to MTYHEHAINPNKIQHFQVTALLAAVLLVGSNAFVLSPILSEVAQGLASEPFRIAWAISAFGAATAVSALTLAGLIDRIPAGRVLGGAALLLALAQASSGLSQGWLWLCLSQAGAGVAVGILLPGTYATAVATAPTGRESARLGVVLTGWALSLVFAVPLAALITEQFGWRMVYALLSGLSALVGLCLMLALRGTKTAAPSRTPPWRAARLPGVPLLLVVMFTYMTAFYGSFAFFGEGVRNAFGLSASGTGLFVLAYGLGFGLAGLGLGMIAPRITRTYVLLALSGIAASYAGWHVALATPVLAFAAAMIWGILNQLGLNALMIVLNRHATQARGAVMGLNSAVTYSAVFAGPLVMGPIYAGFGFAAVSIFAAALIVAGAVVSRKAI
- a CDS encoding GNAT family N-acetyltransferase; the encoded protein is MSRELVPVAAAQAVPILTEAFAKDPVFAYFTGSTASLAQTPKCLQIMKTITQLHALSGQPVWGWRVDGRIMGCALVEDRPDAFRQAVAVLRTLPAFLRLPLRVLLRLNAYSARSKRGQPEGVSHFLALLGLSDQARGKGQGRRFLAALHAQYGPAAHWALDTENPANLPFYERLGYRLYAQETLGPVTMFKLHRPPQTGIPDENQP
- a CDS encoding Lrp/AsnC family transcriptional regulator is translated as MQMKNMMAKMKTNGIRQNGIHPSGLDRTDRMLLRLLAERADRSYAELSELVHLSPPAVHERVRRLRRDGIIQGTVAKLDGEKIGCPLLAFIHVTTEGWGMTKPVHALKELADVEEIHTVTGAACLILKVRSSGPASLEKLLSRIQEVQGVRSTQSYVALGTYLERGPMPEVPEPL
- a CDS encoding PhzF family phenazine biosynthesis protein; the protein is MRMYQVDAFADRLFAGNPAAVLVLDDWLPDDLMLAITQENNLAETAFAKPRTDGAWDLRWFAPAHEVDFCGHATLATAHVLFTQYGALATLVFHTRVGELRVSKGDGGYRLDIPRLPPEPVDTLPPELAGIFAAPPVRIFRNFENIFVDLGSADAVRDLMPDLTAIAGLGPVGLVVTGQEAEGARADFVSRYFAPGAGIPEDPVTGSIHATLVPYWAAKLGRDRLMAYQASRRGGWLDCELTADRVFLNGHAVTYMEATLSLPDATSRAI
- a CDS encoding TetR/AcrR family transcriptional regulator; the encoded protein is MKTSPDALLSIAFRLFVTKGYNETSMQELAKVSGMSKGAFHHYFPRKQDILDACLKRFFVDFLPDADMGADQNVTVLARDIAMKYAQALVLMVEQGIPLAAYQAFLWSQMRDAPELFAARQVGFIGHLTDAFERLHPGRGQALARRFFALIEGTGVFFSVNPPDDAQEIPRAFDAMTTEFFEGLARR
- a CDS encoding helix-turn-helix domain-containing GNAT family N-acetyltransferase, whose protein sequence is MTTDQIARIRRFQRAVTTEIGLLDTSFLGRGRPLGPARVLNAIGGGRAEVSGIRAYLGLDSGLMSRLLRGLEAEGLIEVEPGADDSRRRRVRLTAAGAQEYAAYEALADAQALEMLAKHTAPDKLLAAMDMVASALGKDRITLDAVDPRHPSAQACMNAYYAELAARFEQGFDVARSSDPDAQDMRPPRGTFVIATSDGLPLGCAGLKGTDKGYAEVKRLWVSPAARGLGLARRLMHALENRARDIGVAVLRLDSNSALHEAVALYRATGWVEIARFNDDPYPDLFFEKRLTDKR
- a CDS encoding LysE family translocator, translated to MSFELWLAFAAASAVLLAIPGPTILLVISYALGHGRKAARATVAGVALGDFTAMTASMLGLGVLLATSATLFTVLKWIGAAYLIYLGIKLWRAPVSSGHASADTENLPKERPLRIFLHTYVVTALNPKSIIFFVAFLPQFMSPAQPLLPQMVIFETTFLLLATLNAAFYALLASMARKSIRKPSVQRAVNRVGGSLMIGAGALAAGWKRAAA
- a CDS encoding AAA domain-containing protein, whose product is MALSSDNLLRYWRTSLADGALGEGKFTQADRKRFVDVPGDTVKSGVLTDDAIERVFRGQASANTIGIRLWPLVMARKSSHGATRAGGLPELVAPVVTEATVDREGRITPTRNALARDLLTPLPFGEFAIGTVDTLDAFLTETPLPEMSGEGTWQEYLVHCRMMVDAVSQGWPRGDADYQTIGSGFLELAEDANATVRGILDLYDKLLTESPVTPLLKQVAQPKQAAAKPDHRIEQEFSRRLGHSNSDFPLAEHQRQVLAWLDASTPGEVIAVNGPPGTGKTTMLLSAVAGLWVRAALRGEEPPVIVAASSNNQAVTNIIDAFGKDFGKGEGPFAGRWLPGVDSFGMFLASHSRRLEAARRYQTEEFQVECESVAYVQRAKEAYLQAAEAAFPKLANPDLASVVAALQKRLAGEVEKLAQLDSANSTYHAASAAMKANLGADPGATEAVHVEEAVTRKAAVEKLRSARAVLDQHLASESFLTAIFSFLPSVKNTRALRARLAIGDLVPGLETAKRISDIDERVRTDLRVAEEALQSAEQALAKVKSLRRDFHEAEMNWASATEALGGVADLDELERRADLDVRFFLFLLATHYWEGRWLLEMEADLAGIVASKAKKGKASVIPRWHRRMMLTPCAVATFASLPGKMTYTRRDGGKWATEYLFDFIDLLIVDEAGQVLPEVAGASFSLAKRALVIGDTQQIEPISSVPRPVDVGNLRSSGLLASDAEIDTLAGRGICSTTGSAMRLAQQASRVSPYPDLEKGLYLFEHRRCYDEIISFSNALCYKGKLRPLRGKVPTDAGLPALGYLHIDGRAFAAGGSRANPLEAQTIAAWLDANRAELEARYSRPLEQIVGIVTPFGRQVREIREACASRRIAVEGREGMTIGTVHALQGAERPVVIFSPVYSKHADGGFIDSSPSMLNVTVSRAKDSCLVFGDMDALAAAQTGSPRAILGDFLFASEANALEFAAEPRTDLKQDSGQIQMLRDAVGHDAFLLDALSAGGRRYTIVSPWVIATTMERVGLLAAFEAAVRRGAEIDVFADPLLNMGQAAGGVTQMEAVEKAFSRIGVRLHKLPKLHSKIVAIDTDLLCIGSYNWLSADRHGQYARHETSFVYRGQHLEEEISTILGSLKRREK